Within Actinoplanes sp. L3-i22, the genomic segment CGCTGGGACCGGAACTTCGCCGACCTGCTGCAGGAGCTGCGCGTCGCGCAGACCGGGGTGCAGATCCTCTTCGCCTTCCTGCTGACCCTGCCGTTCTCCAGCGGTTTCCCGGCCGCCACCGCGTTCCAGAAGGACGTGTACATGGTGGCCCTGATCAGCGCGGCCTTCGCGACCGCGCTGATCATCTCGCCGGTCGCGTTCCACCGGGCGCTGTTCCGCCAGGGCCGCAAGCCGGAGCTGGTCCGCTACGCGCACCGGATGGCCACCAGCGGGCTGGCCTGCATGCTGGTGTCGATGGTCAGCAGCGTCCTGCTGGTCACCGACTACGTGCTGGACGCGCGCTGGGCGGTGGTGCTGACCGTCGTCTCCGCCGGCTGGTTCCTGACGTTCTGGGCGATCCTGCCGGTCACCCACCGCAACTGGGCGGACGACGACGACAAGGACGGCTTCGTGCTGGACGACGCGCCGGCCGACTCGTCGATCAACTCCTAGGCTTTCCGCAGGCCGGTGCGTGCCGAGCGCAGGCCGAGCCGTTTGAGTTCCAGCTCGGCCAGGGCCTCGACGGCGGCCGCGTCGCCGGCCCGCCAGCTCTGCGCGATGTCCGGGCCCAGCTTGGCCAGCTCGCCCAGCGGACGGGTGGCCAGGGCCCGCAGCGCCAGCAGGTCCTTGCCGGCCGGCTGGTCGCGGACCACGAGCGCGGTCGAGGCCCGCCGGATCCAGCGCAGCCGCAGCGGCAGCCAGAGGAACAGCACCAGGGCGAGCGGCACCGCGAGCGCCATCAGCGGCAGGATCAGCGCCAGCTTGTCGACCAGCTCCTGCTGCTGGTGGCCGGCCTCGGCGATCGAGCGGGCCGCGTCGGCGGCGCCGTTGAACGGCTTGACCAGCTGGTCGCCGACCAGGGGCACCCGGCCGACCTTGCCGCCCGCGTCGGCCAGGTTGTCGGCGATGCCACCGCCGGCGAGCTCCAGCTTCTGACCGGGCACGGCCAGTTTCTCCACCACGTCGTGGACCCAGATCGCGGCGCGGATCCACAGGTAGACCCAGATGACGACGAGGATGTCGGTGATCAGTTGGCGAATGGCGGTCGGCATGCGGTCGGCATAGAGCTTCACGAGTGAAGCCTTCCATTCCGCGGGGCGCGACGCATCCGGGCGTCCCTCAGGCGGGGCTCAGCATTTCGCGCACTCCGGGCAGGTACCGAAGATCTCCATGGTGTGCGACACGTCGACGAAGCCGTGCTCGCCGGCCATCTTCTCGGCCCACGACTCGACGGCCGGGCCGAGCACCTCGACGGTCCGCCCGCACGAGCGGCACACCAGGTGGTGGTGATGACCCTGGCTGCACCGGCGGTAGAGGTGCTCGCCGCCGGGCGGGCGCATCACGTCCACCTCGCCGGTGTCGGCCAGGCCCTGCAGCGTCCGGTACACCGTGGTCAGGCCGACCCGCTCGCCCCGGTCCCGCAGCATCGCGTGCAGGTCCTGGGCGCTGTGGAAACCCTCGGTCTCGCCGAGCACGTCGCGCACCGCGCTCCGTTGCTTGGTGTTGCGCTGGGCGCTGCTCTCCGGGTTCACTATCGGCTCTCCCTCGCGTGACTGACGGCATCCGCCACGATGTGCGCGATGTGTTCGTCCACCAGGGAGTATGCGATCTCCCGCCCACGCCGGACACCCCGCACCACGCCGGCGCCGCGCAACACCCGAAGGTGTTGCGAGACCAGCGGTTGCGGGGCGCCGAGCTGGGAGACCAGATCGTGCACACAGCGCTCGCCCGCGCCGAGCTCGGCGACGATGGCGATCCGGATCGGCGCGGACAGCGCCCGGAGCAGCGCGCCGGCCGCTTCGTAGGACTCGTAACCGGTGGCGGTCATCGTGCGCACCACCGTACCGCGAGTTTCTGATCAGGCATGCAGCACGACATCCGGGGGTTCGATGTGGGCCGGGTGCGCGGACTTGCGCCGGCGTGGACGGTGCCAGAGCGCGCCGGCCCCGGTGGTGATCAGGAACCCGGCGAGGGCGATCAGCACCGTGGTGGCGCCCGGCGCGGTGTCGATCTCGCCGGAGAGCACCACGCCGGCGCCGGCCGCGCAGATCCCGATCAGCATGGCCATCGCCATGGTCGACCGGAAACCTCGGGTGACCTGCTGCGCCGCCGCGACCGGGACCACCATCAAAGCCGAGACCAGAAG encodes:
- a CDS encoding DUF6328 family protein — its product is MAAEKPRSPHETEKQRWDRNFADLLQELRVAQTGVQILFAFLLTLPFSSGFPAATAFQKDVYMVALISAAFATALIISPVAFHRALFRQGRKPELVRYAHRMATSGLACMLVSMVSSVLLVTDYVLDARWAVVLTVVSAGWFLTFWAILPVTHRNWADDDDKDGFVLDDAPADSSINS
- a CDS encoding metalloregulator ArsR/SmtB family transcription factor, coding for MTATGYESYEAAGALLRALSAPIRIAIVAELGAGERCVHDLVSQLGAPQPLVSQHLRVLRGAGVVRGVRRGREIAYSLVDEHIAHIVADAVSHARESR
- a CDS encoding Fur family transcriptional regulator, which translates into the protein MNPESSAQRNTKQRSAVRDVLGETEGFHSAQDLHAMLRDRGERVGLTTVYRTLQGLADTGEVDVMRPPGGEHLYRRCSQGHHHHLVCRSCGRTVEVLGPAVESWAEKMAGEHGFVDVSHTMEIFGTCPECAKC